Within the Salvia hispanica cultivar TCC Black 2014 chromosome 4, UniMelb_Shisp_WGS_1.0, whole genome shotgun sequence genome, the region CTAAAACCAAAAGATGCTCTGTAAGCTTCGAGTTCCTCAGCATCTGGTTTGCAAGTTTTGTTCTGACGGTTCTGGTATCCATTTCCACCATTTGAATAAGCATCTGATTCCTTGGAAATACTTAGCCTGCCACCAGAATTAGAAAAGGATGAATGGTCAAGGTAGAATTGAGCAAATGTCTCTGGGCAGAAGAAATTGGAATCTTGACGTGACTTGGAGGCTCCAGCTGTCTGGGCATCAAGAAACATGCCTGAGTCAGACTTTGCATATGGAGACCCTTCTGAAGGGATAGAGGGATCCCACTGAGAAGGGAATTCCCTTCCATTGAAGGATGACGATAAGCAATCACCGGACGTCCTTGAAACAGGTGATCTAAGCGTACTTGCAGGACTACCCGGATAAAGTAAATATGTTGATTGAAGATCATTTGCAGCAGGGTAGCTGATCTTATCAGTGGTTTTGAATTTCGCCGACGATGAAAGGAAACGTGCATAAGGCACATCTGGTGAAGATGGAGTTGTCAAATGTGCCAGCTCTGGTGGAGGAGTTAAAGGAGCTGTAGATGGCTCAGTTGTGAAAGTCGAGAATACAGGAGGTGAGACCAGCTGAGTCTCGTGAGCATATGGACCAGTGACGAACATAGTAGATGAAGGACCTCCAGGTGAATTGGCAGACAAGAAGCAGTTGGGTGACTGAGCTGTTGATGGGAGTCCAGAATTCGAGAATGAAGCAGGTGAGGATGGTGGAGCTAAAAGAGACAAAGCAACGCCAGTAGCCTGATTAGTCAATCCACCACCTGGAGGCCCAATTGGCTGATTTGATATAGCATTGGCATCCAGGATGCGTGATGCAGGAACAATACGCTTTCCACCTTTTTGTGTCCGGAAACAAGACAGTCCACCCAAACAACCTGCCCACCTTTTCCGCTGccaatataattaatcagTATCATCACATGTACATTCAAACAAATGTTCTTCACATAAATCAACTGAAATATGGAAGACAATAAGAGGAATAAGCTACAACAATAGGTCCTATTGGGTACTTTTACTTCAAGAATAGCTGAGACTACCTGAAATATTACTGAACTATTGTTTCACTTAATTTGAAATGACAAGTTAGCACATAAGCAGGTGCAAAAAGAAGCTATTATGAGATATATCTCTAAATAGTACATGGTGCACGTGATGATTCTTAGCTCCGACTTCCGAGACAGCTATCAGTTTAAGGAATATTAATCTAACCATAGTTATGAACACGTTAATTTAGTTCTTTCAAACTTCAAAGTTAAGCTCAAATtccaaaaaagtaaagaaagcCTGCCTTGGAAGGGTGGGATATCAGGGAAAGACACATCAAAGGAAATATCCCCAAAACAAAGAGGGAAGGTTGCATACAGTGTAAACTACTACAGAATCTATAATCTTACTGTGGGAAATGATATTCTGAATCATACATAGCAAAAATATGATGTAACTCGCCAAGCTTCTGaatagattttgaaattttgcatTTGAACTAACAAAGAGACTTTTAAACTTACTTTCTGTACCTCTATGGAGTCCCATTTATATCTTTGAATCACAACAAAAGGTTTTTTCAGTATTCTGAAATTATAAAGTGCTGGGATGCTGCTAGCATCATCAAGAAAGATGAAGTTAATGTGATATGGAAGATCTACCTCCACTAATAACACTCAAATCCTATACCTAAAAATGGCATATATGGGCACAAGAAGCAAATGTGTAAATGGCATGTATTAATCATCAACATACCCGAGGTACTGGAGGTTGCTGTGGCTGCAGAAACCGATTCTGCACCGATGCCATAACAAGCTATTCACTGGAGGACCCCACACTAAACTCTTTGTACACTTTTCCTCGGAGACGAGTCTGTCACTCTGTCTAACTGGGATCGAAGTGGCTATAATTCACGCAAACCAGCAGCGACAAATGCTCTATGACAGGCTTAGGAAATTCTATGAAATTACCTTCAAGCATGGACCAATTAAAAGAAGCTAAATTTGCTTCTCAATCCTATCCAGTCGCATGCACCTGAAAAATCAGTAACAACATACAAGAAGAAAGCACAATTAGGTAATATATTCTGAATAGAATTTATTTCACAGAAGTCATTGAGCTCAGAAATTTGCCCACCACAATTAGAAATTCCTAATGCTGCTTCATTGCCAGCTCTTGATCAAAATAATGACATTCCAATTCATCTGATAGTAAAAAGAAAACCCTGTTACTAACAAACAAGAAAGTTGACCCTAAATGCTGACCAGCTACTGTGCTCTAACAGCATAAAATATGTTCAACTTCAACAACAGTACACCTAATAAAATTCTCAGCCACATCACATCATAACGCGGAGAATGAAACAAggaaatttaacaaataacCCAGCGCCactcaaacaaaataatcttAAACTAGTATATTATTCCACGAATTAGAAAACACGAAAACCTAGCAAGCAAAACAGCTCAAAAAATTAGAGACGGAAAATGAGGAAGAAAACAAGGATAAAGAGCAACTGAACAAATGCAATTACctggaaaaagaagaagaagtatCCACAGAAGCTGAGTGATAATGTAGCAAGGTAGAGAGAGGCGAATGTAAGGGAAAGAATGGAAAGGGCGTAGATCTGATCAGCTTTCTCTTGATCGTTGATTGATTGAAGCGtttgataatttttcaatatatgagtatttcatttttcgtcgttttattttaatttcccccctttttttattttaatttccccCCCTTTTTTTCCCATAATGCTATGAAAGAAtatcttttcacttttcaaaaaaaattgttacatTGTTTATGAGTTTTGGTACTttgtgataaaaataattctttatattattttttttcctcgtaataaaaataactctagataccaaatatgtgatttttggacaataaaaaatatttttagaaatttaaaataaatggtaAACATGtgaatttcttttctttctttcttctttctttttccttatATGTACCACAAATGGaatatgcaaaaaataatgaaaagaataCCATATTATACGCGTGTTAATAGGAAACAATGTACTAATATCTATACACAATTAGGTAAAGTTGTTTGGCTAATTTAGAGATTAccgaaaattaatttttgtttgtagCTTTCGCaattaaggaaaaaagtaaaacgCAAAACGAGCTTATGTATAATgtattatataaattgttgTGCTGCAATATTATGTGAACGAAGTAATATAAtacaacaataatattaattaaagataatataatgcatataaaaagttactggaaaaaaataattaaggaaatATGATATGGAAGAAATAGGATATTTAACGGCAATATATTgtatttatcataaaaattggaTATATGAAACTTGCCatatgaaaaagaataaatggCGCGAAATTAGGGATTGAAATATAACTGAATAAACTATTATATGTAATAATGTTgaaccaaattttttttttataaaaatgaaattgtgatACATTGAACCatactttacttttattttaaaaaattaaaaaactttgCCTATAAATTGGGcacactaattaaataaataaagactTATGGATAAGAGAGAAATGAATTAGGGAATaagaagagaggaaaaaatgacaagatttttataatattattttaagtttttttatcACGTGTGTTTAAAAATGTCCTTCATAgcaaaaatgtgaaaatgtgTTTTTTGGAGGATCTTTTCGGGTGAAAATGATCAAATACGGAgtataaaaatgtgatttttatgttaaaaaacaatataaaataaagattatgTATCATTTTTGTGCAAAAATGAAAGATCATATACTATTTACATAGTTCACTCTTTAGTTAACTCATTTAATCCATTGgtgcatttttttatatttttcaaactagtaatttttgtttttatgggTGATAATATTAAGTttattcatgtattttttttagtttctagCTAATCCATTGGAgtagtttatttatattttctcaaacTAAGtagtttttgttgttttattagtgtaaataatactattgtaAGATCATGTAATGATCTTTATAatctaagaataaaaataatatctaaTTCTTTAGTCCATATGTATGGagcatataaatttaaagttaaaGTTAAAGTTATgctctttattttaaaaaaatactccttccgttccaaGATAAGTGAGCAAAAACTTTTCGGCGCGAGATTTAAggaaatatgattttattaataaagtgaaaagcgaataaaataagagaattaataaagtagagtgaaaaagtaagagagagaataccaaaaaaggaaatgactcacttatcAGTtatcacttatcttgggacatcccaaaaaggaatgtgagttgcttatcttgggacagaggaagtattctttaataattttgactattctttatttttttaaaattactattattcaattatttcgATGTCGACATTGTTAACGTATGTATCTATAATTTACATTGCTCACTTAaaattatttctctctcataatCCGTCTCTATATCGTAGTTCTATAAGGTTCATGTTTGAGTTGTTTTTATCGTCTTTTACACtaaaattatacaacaattgttaaaattaatttgcacCCCATAGTACAAAAATTATGGGTCCGCcatgttggggtttggtgccccttgtattggaatattacgagcagccactacagaagtaatattgaactctccccatccaaatccgaaattacaagtaatccgggtttccactttgtttattatttatttcccgcgcttaagatataaatgtccattaattaattaatgtctgctatggacttaattaattaatatcttattaattccaagagtggacttagcaagaaacatttatttattattcatagagtaataaaactccaactggccagttttccgaataataaaaccttgttcgagctcctcttgaggacattatcaaacgagactcacctcgcgcacgattcaacataatagcaatcctagcaccgctagatattaatcaccactacccaatatatcaggattattgggttgcgaaaaacccgcaccatttgataagtcaaagtagtgcataatcaataccgtatgctcaatgctaacatatgtagattaagaaatagtattttatcaagacctagtctttcagtagatagcataaagacacgtcttgctgttagatccgttcagtgctataccacaccaatgtcatcttatttcagtaaggcttagaaatatgcggactgacattgcaacctttcacgataggtagccaaagcctatctaggttgtgaaattcttctttttcttttgcaaagcattgcatagatctgaccgtgttaccttaaagtggacgacgcccacaaccggtctactaagcaaaagacttagactttgtttacttcttatgcatttaaatgtttgtaaaacatcttataaatgcacaagcaaacacaatgtaataataatagtgattctattcgtgcgagactgctcgaataatactgaatcgggttaaaagtggattgtagagttttacgtatacaagcaagattctattcgcgcgaaacttgctcgaaacatgcttttcagtataccaaacctaacaatctcccacttatactcaaaacatgctttcgagtatacccactgccaaaaactctcccacttatactcaaagtaGGTCTTTGtactagatatatcgaactaccattcatttcactaagtgaaagaaaaatctgcttggttgttctctgataatatctttttcaccataatgtctttgctgcgtacttgatctttaattaatttcatccccatatgtgattgcttagcttaataaactcgtgtgtcccttgagttagccttcactagagtaataaaaaataatactcataggcatactcaaacttacgattaaagctattaggaagatattcctaaggtaaacacatattcagaggatgacttactcgatcactgattagtcataaaactaagacagtgtaaccccaaggacattacatgaatgactggtaaactagaatatagttactagtctttctcaagcactagggtatattcattacctcaatcaaaatcctttgccatggttaatatgatatatacttgctatgcataagcacaactaatatcaaacttagtacacattatagcatacatgagacaactatctccgaaactagtctcataattcttgatctcactaagcgtcaaacgacacttgactagagacaagacaattccatcttgagaggtataaaccttttcatggaatttctaatgcttaaatgttccaagcaatgtgtagatataggattcctaagagaatctcaacattctttctagcatcttaaaaggacttagatgctaagaatgtaattagtttctcttaaatcatttatcttaaactgggtagacaaccagtttcctacgccagatgccaatcttagttgtttgcaacttttgtagatttcatcatcgtagagtaccaataataccatacgtaatgcactttcaacttccttgtgcttacaacactgttaaggacacaagtcaaattccaaatatttgacaattttgataaaacacatatactctgatttagatgcttgcctaagaccacgaaggtctatataagcttccaatcatgcgtttcttgcccttaattacatatcccattagaatgttctagtagatgatttcctcaagacttctatttatagaaggctgtcttgacaatcataatacatacattctaatttatgtaagttctaatagacaatatgatcgaataaatcctggcacaacgatagcgagaagataattctctttgggcataacccattgtcattgtctagccatttgagatccacatttacacttgcaaagatacttgctcccactgactgacacagcctgtaggtagtattgcaagtcttgtaaaacatgttgtctatcttagattgtaatatggaatctatcacctgttcaaagatgattatccaaattaaccaatactacattgtagttaaagggattatgttcaagttaatctaagaccgagtcttacgacactcttagacccaagaacttgttgtgttccagtggaacgctcccactacgatatggttcttacaatcttaggtactgaagttgattttattagtgcaaaagtttctaatggtatgacttcttggtaatgtggaaaatccgatatctctctctttattttgagagttatcacgttgttaggcttgtagttcatctcttgatcttcatacaagaattatatctttgaagattacagaacttataaccttacatcatttgggacaaaccttaaaacatgcctcagtactcaactccaatttcttggacacttttccaacacgtgttggaacaacattacaccttgagatgtgctagactagagacgctctagtccacaactcgtgttttgtagaaggtactgatgttggtagtttctttaatgtttatcccaccaatgataagattttaatgagtacaactcatcacataatcaaacttgtcttagaaagactttgattccttcttacataactatcacattcattagatgaatgcttggattcgttaatggagattagactcccactactgatcataaccctttgctcgtctccttatggtgtaaaccattgagacttgctagtctttctatgttgcacttctataagtattctgaatctcttgaaaaatcaaatgattctaactcatagtgcatcaaatagactttctcaactctcaagctatttaacgaaatgttaaaatcttgatagtctagatcagttcgaacaatttctaagtattttcttggccttaaggctaagagccataaatactttatcattcaatgattaagaagttgatgtgttgttgaatactcaaccttgtcgcacttatattattttaatactatgatgccttaagcatcaaccataaaacaatagttgagcattaatagctcccactgcaacaaaaacctaactggatcaagatctcttacttagaagttgcattgtcatgtaagtcattgtccttctataaaataggtcaatccaactcacaaagcatcttttctcgctttaaacaaactttgatgacaattcaggctctcccatttccacatctagtcttttgttcaaatgaactaggacttaaaaaatgcagcctttatgaatttgtcatctatcatgttactttgCTCTAACAGTAACAtaacgactattattctgaagattttctacttttcagttaaaccttcttgtagtcatttcttgttactttaggcgatgacttgtgtcagaaactatttgagtgatcaaaagatcctcaaaacattctgtcactttaggatattccaatcgaatcatcttgacagattctattgatatccatctttcatcgttattaaccaagacttgtcgagctacttaaaggaaaatagcttgaccttattcctcaaagagcttgtcaagtacatgcataatgcattctcgaacattcttcgtggaattatgtcgaggaaatggaggacatgaatcattgagtataaactcaaggttttcagcgatgagaaacttatccattttcgtttccggtctacataatttaggcattcgagttttctttctttaaggatcgcagacaaatattaaatgacataatgaagatttggcaaataaacttattatcacatactcatgctcaatacataatcacaaataaccacaaaacaattatgtatcttacaacaacaaaattaataaattgtatcctcctttggaggttaatacgcattaaaattttgacaattttactggtcacaacaccgacgcattaaattgtatcctcctttggaggttaatacgcctaatgttgcctaagcacgaccatcagatttagcattacagaattttatttctacaacacactcccataacaatgttcatgtgctgataacaaaaccaagctatctcataaattctgattgaaccctgaaactcgcagttccttaggattattgtccctactttgcaggtggcaataatattgggaaccactttctagttcattctatttattatgtgagaagtccgcccttatgaacttactgttttcgtaggattattgtccctactctgcaggtggcaataatattagaaaatcagcttcacaaaatttggcagtccaaccgatggagaccgtatacaacgcacttgttgtaatcatcacttagatattttgtatggtgtttgcataattatcacataagcagataaagtagataatccacttaaaatagataaacaccaaataaacagataaatccatttaatccatggcatttaaacacataggataattatcgaaaattatttaatctagtcatgggagaatcaattaaataattcagttttatcttggataatctttatccaaattcatttaggatttatcaagatagagtcaacttatctaaatccacttaggattattctagattttatttccataaaatcaaatcctacaattcaagataacgttgatctaggattatcattatttaaatcgtactaggatattactagatagaaacacttccatcataatccataagataaaaataaaatccaattgAAGCTTCGTTTTTTCATGTTTAGAGACTTCATGCACAGAAAGGAATAACAagtttcctaggtccagcgaatccactagatcacagggtctaggaactcacggaacgttggaagatctcggtcgtcggacacacagaatatcgcttcaaaaccctcaaccacgtatactaaaattagcacatggaagtagggatcgatcccacagagatgaatgtaCAATCaaacatgctcaaggattcgggactatttttgggttggctgctgccacgcattttgggttgaggaaattaaactaaacttggagttgaaatctgctacgctaacaactagatctaggcagaacagaaatcatgcatgtaacTGGAAAAcgagacaatcactagatctaagaaactattttctaaattacctagacctgggaaatgaactgacggtggggaccatttgctgaaaaggtaaagtacggatgaaaagctgaaaaaaactaactaaagtaccaactaacagcgacatcatcttctccaatcaatttgcataaaaatttcaGTAGAAACAGAGATGGAACGTGAATCGGAAACGAAGCAGACTGAatttaaagcaattaaacgAAGAACAATTTAAAACTAAGCAGATCTGcgactactagacgaagtaaaatgaaaagagagcaaaaagtttgaaatccatgcacaacttgattcccctgttcagatccaacttCGGAttctaaatccactccggatccaagcatccgacacaaactccgacCGAAAGTATACCTATAGCTACAGATTCGCCAAACAACCACCGATCAAAAACAACAATTCAGATCCACAACCtatttcccagatcaagcacagaattatccaaaacagagaataacattCAACTGCCGAAATAAAACCTCAAACAAAAACTCAgaatcaacataaatcaacacaaaataaacaccaTCATGACATAAACCAAATGCATAGATAACGGTAATAGcaaacaaccaaatcgacttccaaaacgttgaagttcgacggaataaAAGTGCAGAAAATTGAATGTAAActgattgtttcttcgccctccGTGAGAACGGTGTTACGACTAACTTTCGCCGAAGATGAACTCCTAGAAACCCTTAGCTACCCCAGAATTCccatttttcccaagtgtgtgtgtgagtgtgcgagtgtgtgagctgagagcaaAATCATGTCTATGGCGTGTGCtgcatgctcctttatttataggcgtagaagtgggtccagcgaggtatgaatagtctttgttgccctcagctattgactcccttcgtccagccatttttttctcttcaactctgctcactttccttcgtttccttcgctagtccatTGCCTCCAGCTCTTCCTGGAGAGCGtctccttcacacacctggcttaaaaactgcgttagacccagtaaaataaagtgtttttcaccacataaccgatgcatgaaattagccttatcaccaTTCAATAAAGATTT harbors:
- the LOC125217768 gene encoding uncharacterized protein At1g76660-like, with the translated sequence MASVQNRFLQPQQPPVPRRKRWAGCLGGLSCFRTQKGGKRIVPASRILDANAISNQPIGPPGGGLTNQATGVALSLLAPPSSPASFSNSGLPSTAQSPNCFLSANSPGGPSSTMFVTGPYAHETQLVSPPVFSTFTTEPSTAPLTPPPELAHLTTPSSPDVPYARFLSSSAKFKTTDKISYPAANDLQSTYLLYPGSPASTLRSPVSRTSGDCLSSSFNGREFPSQWDPSIPSEGSPYAKSDSGMFLDAQTAGASKSRQDSNFFCPETFAQFYLDHSSFSNSGGRLSISKESDAYSNGGNGYQNRQNKTCKPDAEELEAYRASFGFSADEIITTTNYVEISEVLDDSFSITPFASSKHTEEEHIATPPRKDVIETEKREEHFPCPQLSKVRLNRSSSVHIGGSYNHIEDQIPQRRLGDTGRSLQSNHTLSDGGSIFSKMGASGVGRKYKFGASNSDAEIEYKRVSSLREGRYRRVH